TTTAAGTAAAATAGTATACAaagtgatttttaaaataataaatttcttttattcaatcTTTATTGTTTGCTATAATAATTGAGAATTCctataaacataataatactataaaataaCTCTTTAGCccaataaaaaacataaatattttgtagtaTCTTaaagacaattttttataagttaggttataatgtaatatacgtataacgacattgaaaaaaagtaaacatttTGAACATtcaatgttaattttttacgctgtttttttctatagaatacaatgaaaacaagaaaaaacgaaatagtaaataaaaaaccaTATCGTTCGAATCAAAAATACAAACCTGATTATGTGACTGAAGAGAGATCATTTCCGATTATCTGTTTCTTCAGGAGGCGAAATAATAGAATACACTAAAATTTATATGGTTGACGTAAACGATAGAAACAGATTAACGAGAAgcataaatttaattacgaaAGGATGATAGACACATATGAAACCGTGCAATATCAAATAAACTGAAAAAGATCATGGCTTCATTTGATGATGTGAGAATAACGGAAATGAGTGTCTGTAGACTAAATTTCCGTACAGTTTCAAATTCACTTGCAATGATTCGATGTGAATggtgtatttttctttcttttgtacgACTATTCTgtgaattttactttttacttttcgatgtaaacgatgaaaaaagatgataagtGGGGGGGATGAAACGAAGCTATCAATTCCTCGATCGAGATTTTTCGAGAGTTGAAAACAACGATAAACcccgattttctctctctctctttctctctctctcaaaatcttcatcatttaatacgtataatttatattatataaatataattatcaatttatatatatataaatatattttattcttatatataatatatatttcaatctttggtgattcatttattaaaaattatgcgTTTAAATttgtcatattttaatttttagacttgtaatatattatgcTTTGactaatgataaaaataaagcgtTGCGAAAGAAATTCTTACGGATAGACAGaacgtaatatatacatatatatatatatatataaattatatatatatatatatatatatatatatataaagtataacagaaattaaacattatttgaaataagttATGATTACGATCCGCTCTTTCATAATATATGTTCAATGGTCGATACACAAGCAGGTGGCATTACGCGCATTATGGAGTTAACGTGACACATCGCTGGATGTAcgcgtttatattattttttagtgCGTATTGTATTAACTAtttagttaaaaataattatgcaatttaatttgtttcacaataatatatatactgttCTAATCTCCGATTGTTTAGACATacagtaaataaataattacgtattCGAAACATATCTAGGAACATCATTAGAAAATGGATTTGCTTTATACTGTCAATAGAAAAGCTTActcaaaatcattttcaaatcaAGAGAGGTacattttatcgatcaattattaactgttaaatatattcttgaaaagaaaataatgtgcagattattatttttatctaattttaatttttagtcTTTATGATGGACAATCATTATGCACATTATCTTGTCGTAATATCGCCGCGTTTACGACAGTTACGGAATTAGAAGACAATAATGGTAAAACATGGGGTTCTCATGTTTATGTTGTTGATTTGAATATGCCTTGGCATGTTCATAAGTAAGTTCAATAAATCAAGATATATCAAGTGAtaaatattacgttttatGTTTTCACTTTAAATGTTTTTTAGAGTACTTTCCAGTAAACATTCAATTACAGCATTAGAATGGGATTTACCAGGTGATAAACTTGTAGTAGCTGACTCGGCTGGAAATGTTCAATTATGGATGTTCAAAGATCATGTTCTGAACGATTGGATGTTAATAGGTTGTACTTGTTTTGTTGGTGAACACATATTAGGTGCAGCTTGGTTTCACAATGGAAAAAAGGtttgagaaataataaataatataaattgattagaaagtaatttcatacatttattttatatttttattttttttataattatatttttacagacTGGTTTAGTAgctgaaaagaaagatagtatTCATTACAGTGAAAAGTTCAATCATTTACCCTTCGCTCCTTCGGTAAGACAATTTGGAGGTAGAGCAGCTGAAGGTGTATTAGTAGTTTCGACAACAGGAATGGTCGGTGCTGTAATGATTACAAAAGACTTTCAAAATCCTATATGTTCCTCTACCGAAAGCTTAGGTAGTACTAGGCATAGGATAACATCTGTTGATCTTTGCTATGGAAAAAGTATGTATActcctttgtatttttttctgacAGTGTTAAGTTATTGATATATTCTTACTATGTGTAGAAAATGTATGTTCTCGTAGATGGACATTTTTTGGTGGCTGTGAGTAGTGGTAGTATTTGTTTACCAGTTAGATGTTATAGAGTATTAGTACGCAAAACTGATGAAAAGTGTACGATTACGTCGCAAGCATTAccaagtttttttttacaagatgGAGCTCCGAAAGATAACACTTGTAAgcttaaaatattaaaatatttgccAATTTGTACATTAATTGACTAATAATATCATATCTTTAGGTACAAATGTTACACATCTTAAGTTTGTAGTAAGGGAAGATGCAGATTCCTTAGTAGTTGCTGCAAATAGTGAAAATGGTGGTTTTGTAGAAGTTTGGGAATTAAGGGAGAAGTCACAACCtgttcataaattatttcaaccaAAGTCTTTGGAACCATTTAAAACGGTGGTACGTagatatgtaaatttatttcaatgattatgaatatctaagaaaaaatacgaattaaagtaaaaaatgatttttctagGTTTGGCAACATCAGTCACAATATCGTTGTCAATCACCAGTTACAGCAATAACTACAACAAAATTGCCTATTGTTACAACTTTACCTCCACCAAGTTATGTTATAGTAGCTTTAGCAGATTCTTCAATTCATTGTCTTAATCGAGATTGTTTGAAAGAAGTATCATATTCATCATTAAATATGGCATGGAGACAAGATGAAcctagtaataaatattttaaaagttcCATATCTTTAGCTCATATGGATATTTCATGGCTTGGATGTGTTCTCTTAGCATGTGATACTTATGGTAGTTTGTATTTATACAAACTTTTACCTGATGGAggtttgtttttatatatttatcttttaaaaatccaATTTTTCTGAAGTATATTATacgagaataatttttattgtaaaatatatgtttgtagGACCATCATTAACATTAGGTTATGCTTGTACATTGCTCGAATATTGCTTAGTTACTGGTTTAGATTGGTTGGATGTACTTTTGTGTTTAAGAGCCTCAATGATAGAGACATTGTGCGAGCGATTAGACGCATCTTATACGAGACAAACGCAACCTATACAACAATATCTTTATGTGCAATTTCTCTGCATCAAAACATCTTTGTACaggtatatattaaataataaaaaataataatcctaTAGTATCTTATGataatacaaacaaaaaattagtTATCAATATTTGTTTACAGAATGTTAGTATCAGGTCAAAATAGAGCTGCTGATTTATCCTCTTTACTTATGATACATTCAGTGGCAACTgcttttaaatcattattaagGCCGTCGGATTTAATATCTCATGACAAGGGACCTGCTGAAAGTTTGGCAGCAGTTATTACAGAACCTATTAGCGATGTCGACAaagtattttttgttatatattaaattcataacatttttataatatataaattaataagatatattcTGTTATTTCAGGTACTTTTACATCTTGATCCAAAGGAATTTACAGTTGAACCAAGTACATTGCAGTCATTACAACAATTGATTCAATGGGTTGCAGATTTAGCATTAAATCTTCTAGCTCGACTTCCCGAGCAACGAATGCAAATGAAAAGTGGTGGTGTTAGTATCTACAATATTATCTActcttattatttactttaaaagttcttttatacagtataattttatgatgTGTTTTTATATAGTATGAATTACTCAAAGATCATAAGGCACTTAATACAGTAAGAGAACTTCTCGTTATTATACGGATTTGGGGTCTACTTCGTCCATCATGTTTGCCTGTTTTTCTACGTAGTGCTGATAATCTTGATGTGTTGgcattattatttcgattattatccAAACTTGTTCAACCTAATGGTGAAACACAACAACAAATAGATGATAGTTTAATAGGTAAGTTTTCTTTTgtgtaaatgattttttaaatgtaaataattttaattatataaagaaattgaatTAAGTATATTAGATATCTTGAAAATTATGCCATAGTTTAGAAAATAttgcacacacgcacacacacacgcgcgcacgcacgcgcgaatttttgctttatttcttatcaaatatatGTTAGGCTGTAGGAAGTAAGATAAAAACACCACTTCCTTTGGCTTATTTAGATATGGTTTGAAGGATAGTTCCTTGACTTAGTGCTCCTAAATTCAAGTATAATATCAACTGTAACATCACTGTGTAAATATCTGTTAGAAATAGGGTTTCTGTATAATTGTTAAAACAGTGTGGTGTATTTGTGAActagtaattaaattttttaattcataaagaattgcatacaaaaaaaacttcaagaaatacatatttataattgaatGAA
The sequence above is a segment of the Vespula vulgaris chromosome 24, iyVesVulg1.1, whole genome shotgun sequence genome. Coding sequences within it:
- the LOC127072197 gene encoding mediator of RNA polymerase II transcription subunit 16 isoform X1, with the protein product MDLLYTVNRKAYSKSFSNQESLYDGQSLCTLSCRNIAAFTTVTELEDNNGKTWGSHVYVVDLNMPWHVHKVLSSKHSITALEWDLPGDKLVVADSAGNVQLWMFKDHVLNDWMLIGCTCFVGEHILGAAWFHNGKKTGLVAEKKDSIHYSEKFNHLPFAPSVRQFGGRAAEGVLVVSTTGMVGAVMITKDFQNPICSSTESLGSTRHRITSVDLCYGKNGHFLVAVSSGSICLPVRCYRVLVRKTDEKCTITSQALPSFFLQDGAPKDNTCTNVTHLKFVVREDADSLVVAANSENGGFVEVWELREKSQPVHKLFQPKSLEPFKTVVWQHQSQYRCQSPVTAITTTKLPIVTTLPPPSYVIVALADSSIHCLNRDCLKEVSYSSLNMAWRQDEPSNKYFKSSISLAHMDISWLGCVLLACDTYGSLYLYKLLPDGGPSLTLGYACTLLEYCLVTGLDWLDVLLCLRASMIETLCERLDASYTRQTQPIQQYLYVQFLCIKTSLYRMLVSGQNRAADLSSLLMIHSVATAFKSLLRPSDLISHDKGPAESLAAVITEPISDVDKVLLHLDPKEFTVEPSTLQSLQQLIQWVADLALNLLARLPEQRMQMKSGGYELLKDHKALNTVRELLVIIRIWGLLRPSCLPVFLRSADNLDVLALLFRLLSKLVQPNGETQQQIDDSLIDDCCLLPNQIMIPQLHQGSSITALTSPVLFYQSLPLQLEYGIEPEQLLFTPELNPVEGCMHSGQVVDTIRHLYLGKQPLLVKQCTRYPVESYMCSFNTYTIYKIYVYIIYVYIFRCGGKVQVQNMTRTAAIRAWDQRWTRACRCGGFWRIHKTCL
- the LOC127072197 gene encoding mediator of RNA polymerase II transcription subunit 16 isoform X2 — its product is MDLLYTVNRKAYSKSFSNQESLYDGQSLCTLSCRNIAAFTTVTELEDNNGKTWGSHVYVVDLNMPWHVHKVLSSKHSITALEWDLPGDKLVVADSAGNVQLWMFKDHVLNDWMLIGCTCFVGEHILGAAWFHNGKKTGLVAEKKDSIHYSEKFNHLPFAPSVRQFGGRAAEGVLVVSTTGMVGAVMITKDFQNPICSSTESLGSTRHRITSVDLCYGKNGHFLVAVSSGSICLPVRCYRVLVRKTDEKCTITSQALPSFFLQDGAPKDNTCTNVTHLKFVVREDADSLVVAANSENGGFVEVWELREKSQPVHKLFQPKSLEPFKTVVWQHQSQYRCQSPVTAITTTKLPIVTTLPPPSYVIVALADSSIHCLNRDCLKEVSYSSLNMAWRQDEPSNKYFKSSISLAHMDISWLGCVLLACDTYGSLYLYKLLPDGGPSLTLGYACTLLEYCLVTGLDWLDVLLCLRASMIETLCERLDASYTRQTQPIQQYLYVQFLCIKTSLYRMLVSGQNRAADLSSLLMIHSVATAFKSLLRPSDLISHDKGPAESLAAVITEPISDVDKVLLHLDPKEFTVEPSTLQSLQQLIQWVADLALNLLARLPEQRMQMKSGGYELLKDHKALNTVRELLVIIRIWGLLRPSCLPVFLRSADNLDVLALLFRLLSKLVQPNGETQQQIDDSLIDDCCLLPNQIMIPQLHQGSSITALTSPVLFYQSLPLQLEYGIEPEQLLFTPELNPVEGCMHSGQVVDTIRHLYLGKQPLLVKQCTRCGGKVQVQNMTRTAAIRAWDQRWTRACRCGGFWRIHKTCL